A genome region from Syntrophaceae bacterium includes the following:
- a CDS encoding coproporphyrinogen III oxidase family protein: MIDKIIGHAARRQFARAMNFQGGATPALPPARTAGPCLLYLHVPFCEKLCPYCSFHRVTFDEGLCREYFGALRKELSLYKDRGYTFEGIYAGGGTPTVMVDELAATLGHAKGLFPIREISVETNPNHLTDRHLDVLKKAGVNRLSVGIQSFDDGLLKAMDRYEKYGSGASIAARLKEIGGLFDTLNADMIFNFARQSAESLKADIDRLLETGVDQITYYPLMVSTRTRELVHGTLGPVSEDREREFYGIITGRLVPPYRFSSAWCFSRKEAMIDEYVVNYEDYAGLGSGSIGYLYGTCYANTFDIRDYVARVNRGEIPLAAAKAFSLGDRVRYDFLMKLFGLFLDIPAMRNKYGKAFDWHLGRLLLPFRLVGAVRYDYRKDWLYLTPRGRYYWVVMMREFFIAVNNFRDYCRE, encoded by the coding sequence GTGATCGATAAAATCATCGGGCACGCGGCGCGAAGACAGTTCGCCCGGGCCATGAACTTCCAAGGAGGGGCAACCCCGGCGCTTCCGCCGGCACGCACGGCGGGCCCCTGCCTGCTCTATCTCCACGTCCCGTTCTGCGAAAAGCTCTGCCCCTACTGCTCCTTCCACCGCGTGACCTTCGACGAGGGCCTGTGCCGGGAATACTTCGGGGCCCTCCGGAAGGAGCTCTCCCTCTATAAGGACCGCGGCTACACGTTCGAGGGGATCTACGCCGGCGGAGGCACGCCGACGGTCATGGTCGACGAGCTGGCCGCCACGCTCGGGCACGCGAAGGGCCTCTTTCCCATCCGCGAAATCTCCGTCGAGACCAACCCCAACCACCTGACGGACCGTCACCTCGACGTCCTGAAAAAGGCCGGCGTGAACCGTCTGTCCGTTGGGATCCAGAGCTTCGACGACGGGCTGCTCAAGGCCATGGACCGCTACGAAAAGTACGGCAGCGGCGCCTCCATCGCCGCGAGGCTCAAGGAGATCGGGGGCCTGTTCGACACGCTCAATGCCGACATGATCTTCAACTTCGCCCGGCAGAGCGCGGAGAGCCTCAAGGCCGACATCGACCGGCTCCTGGAGACCGGGGTCGACCAGATCACCTACTACCCCCTCATGGTCTCGACGAGGACGCGCGAGCTCGTGCACGGGACCCTGGGGCCCGTATCGGAGGACCGCGAGAGGGAATTCTACGGGATCATCACCGGGCGGCTCGTGCCGCCCTACCGTTTCTCCTCGGCGTGGTGCTTCTCCCGCAAGGAAGCGATGATCGACGAGTACGTCGTCAACTACGAAGACTACGCCGGCCTGGGGAGCGGCTCCATCGGCTACCTCTACGGGACCTGCTACGCCAACACCTTCGACATCCGCGACTACGTCGCCCGCGTCAACCGCGGGGAGATCCCGCTTGCGGCCGCCAAGGCATTCAGCCTCGGCGACCGGGTGCGCTACGACTTCCTCATGAAGCTCTTCGGCCTTTTCCTCGACATCCCCGCGATGCGCAACAAGTACGGCAAGGCCTTCGACTGGCACCTGGGGCGGCTTCTGCTGCCCTTCCGCCTCGTCGGCGCCGTCCGGTACGACTACCGCAAGGACTGGCTCTACCTGACTCCCCGCGGCCGCTACTACTGGGTCGTGATGATGCGGGAGTTCTTCATCGCCGTCAATAATTTCAGGGATTATTGCAGGGAATAG
- a CDS encoding L-seryl-tRNA(Sec) selenium transferase: MDDNQRSLLKSLPKIDEVLAALEKRGMLARAPREKVLETIREVVGSLRAGILAGSRDLGEALTVESTADAVEARIERLHEYSLRRVINATGIILHTNLGRAPLCKEALERIVEVSRGYSNLEFDLASGKRGLRYDHVRGILCELTGAEDALVVNNNAAAVLLVLSTLARGREAIVSRGELIEIGGEFRIPEVMERSGAVLREVGATNRTHLSDYERAIGGNTALIMKVHPSNFRIVGFSEEVPVPELVALGRRHAIPVMNDLGSGCFIRLDRYGLQPEPTVVDAVREGADVITFSGDKLLGGPQAGIIVGRKDLLEAIKRNPLNRALRIDKLTLAALEATAKLYLNEQKAVSGLRSLAALTEPVESVTRRARRLLQMLRKEHFPAVTLGLRQGSSMSGGGSLPTQQIPTVLVALRSEGLSAARIDEKLRSLPVPVVARIAGDEVLFDPRTLSAEELPEIRSALRAVLAPGRMG, encoded by the coding sequence ATGGACGACAACCAGAGATCCCTCCTGAAGAGCCTGCCCAAGATCGACGAGGTCCTCGCCGCGCTCGAGAAGCGGGGGATGCTTGCGCGGGCCCCCCGGGAGAAGGTCCTCGAGACGATCCGGGAGGTCGTGGGTTCGCTCCGCGCCGGGATCCTGGCGGGCTCGCGGGACCTCGGCGAGGCGCTCACGGTCGAGTCCACCGCCGATGCCGTGGAGGCCCGGATCGAGCGGCTCCACGAGTACAGCCTCAGGCGCGTGATCAACGCCACCGGGATCATCCTGCACACGAACCTGGGGCGCGCGCCCCTGTGCAAAGAGGCCCTGGAGCGCATCGTCGAGGTGAGCCGGGGCTACTCCAACCTGGAGTTCGACCTGGCCTCCGGGAAGCGGGGTCTCCGCTACGACCACGTCCGGGGGATCCTCTGCGAGCTCACGGGGGCCGAGGATGCCCTGGTCGTCAACAACAACGCCGCCGCGGTTCTGCTGGTGCTCAGCACGCTTGCCCGGGGCCGGGAGGCCATCGTGTCGCGGGGCGAGCTCATCGAGATCGGCGGCGAGTTCCGCATCCCCGAGGTCATGGAGCGAAGCGGCGCCGTGCTGCGCGAGGTGGGGGCCACGAACCGCACCCACCTGTCCGACTACGAGAGGGCCATCGGCGGGAACACGGCCCTCATCATGAAGGTCCACCCGAGCAACTTCCGGATCGTGGGCTTCTCCGAGGAGGTCCCCGTCCCGGAACTCGTCGCGCTGGGCCGCCGTCACGCAATCCCCGTGATGAACGACCTCGGGAGCGGCTGTTTCATCCGGCTCGATCGATACGGCCTGCAGCCCGAGCCCACCGTTGTCGATGCCGTGAGGGAGGGGGCCGACGTGATCACCTTCAGCGGCGACAAGCTGCTCGGCGGTCCCCAGGCGGGCATCATCGTGGGCAGGAAGGACCTGCTGGAGGCGATCAAGCGGAACCCCCTGAACCGGGCCCTTCGCATCGACAAGCTGACCCTCGCGGCTCTCGAGGCCACGGCGAAGCTCTACCTCAACGAGCAGAAAGCCGTTTCGGGCCTGCGCTCGCTTGCGGCGCTCACGGAGCCCGTCGAGTCGGTCACGAGGCGCGCCAGGCGACTCCTGCAGATGCTGAGGAAGGAACACTTCCCGGCCGTGACACTCGGGTTGAGGCAGGGGTCCTCCATGTCGGGAGGCGGTTCGCTGCCGACGCAGCAGATCCCCACGGTTCTCGTGGCCCTGCGCTCGGAGGGGCTCTCGGCCGCGCGCATCGACGAGAAGCTCCGGTCCCTGCCGGTGCCGGTGGTGGCACGGATCGCCGGGGACGAGGTCCTCTTCGACCCCCGCACCCTGTCGGCGGAGGAACTGCCCGAAATCCGAAGCGCCCTGAGGGCCGTTCTGGCCCCAGGTAGGATGGGATGA